A stretch of Kaistella flava (ex Peng et al. 2021) DNA encodes these proteins:
- a CDS encoding aldo/keto reductase, whose translation MEYRKLGHSDLELSAITFGAWAAGGWMWGSTDRNDAIEAIKSSYDLGVTSIDTAPVYGQGTSEEIVGEAIKGISRDQLQILTKFGMRWDLTKGTLGMHSKDNDGNKIDIYKYAGKESVIYECEQSLKRLGTDYIDLYQIHWPDLTTPIDETFEAVSRLIEQGKVRFAGVCNYNAEQMAKANETVNLVSNQIPFSMVTREIEEETVPYCIKNNKSILAYSPMERGLLTGKIQPGHQFAEGDHRADLAHFQPDFVKKTNELLAQIKPIADAHEASLSQLVLRWTIERPGITIALAGARNAKQATQNAKAIDIKLSKEELKTIDDYVNNFK comes from the coding sequence ATGGAATATAGAAAATTAGGACACAGCGATTTAGAATTATCTGCAATTACGTTCGGAGCTTGGGCTGCCGGAGGTTGGATGTGGGGAAGTACGGACAGAAATGATGCCATTGAAGCCATCAAATCCTCTTACGATTTGGGCGTTACTTCCATAGATACTGCGCCAGTTTATGGACAGGGAACCAGTGAAGAAATTGTGGGTGAGGCGATTAAAGGAATTTCCAGAGACCAATTACAGATTCTAACGAAATTTGGAATGCGGTGGGATTTAACAAAAGGGACTTTGGGCATGCATTCTAAAGATAATGATGGAAACAAAATTGATATTTATAAATACGCCGGAAAAGAAAGTGTCATTTATGAATGTGAACAAAGTTTAAAAAGGTTAGGCACCGATTATATTGATTTATACCAGATTCACTGGCCAGATTTAACAACACCGATTGATGAAACTTTTGAAGCGGTTTCAAGATTGATTGAACAGGGGAAGGTTAGATTTGCGGGCGTTTGTAATTACAATGCAGAACAAATGGCAAAGGCGAACGAAACTGTTAATTTGGTTTCGAACCAAATCCCCTTCAGTATGGTAACGAGAGAAATTGAAGAAGAGACTGTTCCTTACTGTATCAAAAATAATAAATCGATTTTAGCCTATAGTCCCATGGAAAGAGGTTTGTTGACTGGGAAAATTCAGCCGGGACATCAATTTGCGGAAGGTGATCACAGAGCAGATTTAGCTCACTTTCAACCCGATTTCGTTAAAAAGACCAATGAGCTTTTAGCTCAAATAAAACCAATTGCAGATGCTCATGAAGCAAGTTTAAGTCAGTTAGTTTTGAGATGGACGATTGAAAGACCGGGAATTACCATCGCTTTAGCGGGCGCCAGAAATGCCAAGCAAGCCACTCAAAATGCGAAAGCAATTGACATTAAATTAAGCAAAGAAGAGTTAAAAACGATTGACGATTATGTTAATAATTTTAAATAA
- a CDS encoding T9SS type A sorting domain-containing protein, with protein sequence MKKLLCSVLVVGSFIFATAQTKIALHDQPTSSVQKKKSLKDYKRNHDLNRAQLFTGTISGKGGAVPANVTSKSVTPSASIYTQLWGEVKSVSQEEKQLFLINYNYGVDAKVTVRLLDDQINVTKSFTVALPESANNFGMLNEYYYDADGKRNFMIYVHHFVGNGGPENQRDSVFIVTETGEIVATLDGFGAKVVETSTGRKIMTFHDEEDQMLISNYNIADFSLDKSMAIPFDLLNFMSGSPANFMNVKGVPSMVLAHYEKLFMDNDTFEVFPDNHLIVGIYDFDLNLKKSIALDISSAYPEEPYTIPMAEFGMFYGYGKYDVTDKTFNDDEAIEVLYSVYYFDLLGDREWNHYFVGDENGNRIRSLEKDIIGRVELQELPGHDDQIGLFIGDDEMVGGLNMFNMKSWTSAYEFPAYYNGELLSLNFNRMPVGDSYDYLFGMPDLDVVGAQSFGKINHYDSQGQFKKATKLSLGENVMNFTPLLYDQAMTPNLYLNDNQPTYTYVSKHLAGGKAYNILRVAKNETEIIFEAQGDNTKGDLVGSSYITDSNDNIKKLALLYTTGNYNMTIDFHDLPFTALNTQSTSLKNSLLVYVDKTSNTVRWNETSNSYAVYSMSGSLIRQGGKGESFSTAGLPKGVYVLMITTPKGEKLTKRFIL encoded by the coding sequence ATGAAAAAATTATTATGTTCTGTTCTGGTGGTGGGAAGTTTTATTTTCGCAACTGCTCAGACAAAAATTGCTCTTCACGATCAGCCAACTTCTTCTGTTCAAAAGAAGAAATCACTCAAAGATTATAAACGTAATCACGACCTTAATCGCGCGCAACTTTTTACCGGTACAATTTCTGGAAAGGGTGGAGCGGTTCCGGCCAATGTAACTTCTAAAAGCGTTACTCCTTCGGCCAGTATCTATACTCAACTTTGGGGGGAAGTGAAATCGGTTTCTCAAGAGGAAAAACAGCTTTTTCTAATCAATTATAATTATGGTGTTGATGCCAAGGTGACGGTGAGGTTACTCGATGATCAGATTAATGTAACTAAATCGTTTACGGTAGCCTTACCGGAATCTGCGAACAATTTTGGGATGTTGAATGAATATTATTATGATGCCGACGGAAAAAGAAACTTCATGATCTACGTTCATCATTTTGTAGGAAATGGCGGACCGGAAAATCAGCGTGATTCTGTTTTTATCGTGACAGAAACTGGAGAAATAGTTGCTACTCTTGATGGATTCGGTGCAAAAGTAGTGGAAACTTCGACAGGACGTAAAATAATGACTTTCCACGATGAAGAGGATCAGATGTTGATCTCCAATTATAATATTGCAGATTTCTCTTTAGATAAAAGCATGGCGATTCCTTTTGATCTTTTAAACTTTATGTCGGGCTCTCCTGCGAACTTCATGAATGTTAAAGGTGTACCGTCAATGGTTTTGGCACATTATGAGAAACTGTTTATGGATAATGATACTTTCGAAGTATTTCCAGATAACCATTTGATTGTAGGAATTTATGATTTTGATTTAAACCTGAAGAAAAGCATTGCTTTAGATATTTCTTCCGCTTATCCAGAAGAGCCTTATACGATTCCAATGGCGGAGTTCGGGATGTTCTACGGTTACGGAAAGTATGATGTTACAGACAAAACCTTTAATGATGATGAAGCAATTGAAGTGCTTTACAGTGTTTACTATTTTGATTTGTTGGGAGATCGAGAATGGAATCATTATTTCGTAGGCGATGAAAATGGGAACCGAATCAGAAGTTTAGAAAAGGATATTATCGGCCGTGTCGAATTGCAGGAACTTCCAGGACATGATGATCAAATCGGTTTGTTCATAGGAGATGACGAGATGGTAGGCGGTTTAAATATGTTTAACATGAAAAGCTGGACCTCAGCTTATGAATTTCCGGCTTATTATAACGGCGAATTACTTTCTTTAAATTTCAACCGTATGCCAGTGGGAGATTCTTACGATTACCTTTTCGGGATGCCTGATCTGGATGTGGTAGGTGCGCAATCTTTTGGTAAAATTAATCACTATGACAGTCAAGGTCAATTTAAAAAAGCGACCAAGCTTTCTTTAGGAGAGAATGTGATGAATTTTACGCCGTTGCTTTATGACCAAGCGATGACGCCGAATCTTTATCTAAATGACAATCAACCGACTTATACTTATGTAAGCAAGCATTTGGCAGGAGGTAAAGCATATAATATTTTACGTGTTGCAAAAAATGAAACTGAAATTATCTTTGAAGCACAAGGAGACAACACCAAAGGAGATTTGGTGGGCAGCAGTTATATCACAGATTCGAATGATAATATTAAGAAACTGGCTCTATTATACACGACTGGAAATTATAATATGACCATTGATTTTCATGATTTACCATTCACAGCTTTGAATACGCAATCGACATCCTTAAAAAACAGTCTTTTGGTTTATGTTGATAAAACTTCAAATACCGTTCGTTGGAATGAAACTTCAAATAGTTATGCAGTTTACAGCATGAGTGGAAGCTTAATCCGCCAAGGTGGAAAAGGAGAATCTTTCTCTACTGCCGGTTTACCGAAAGGAGTTTACGTTTTAATGATTACAACCCCGAAAGGTGAAAAGCTAACCAAGCGATTTATTCTTTAA
- a CDS encoding GIY-YIG nuclease family protein encodes MAKGFMYILKCADDSYYTGSTVDLELRLAQHQSGEGANHTRKRLPVVLVYYEEYQDIADAFYREKQVQGWSRKKKEALIENRSEDLPLFSRNNQSGE; translated from the coding sequence ATGGCTAAAGGATTCATGTATATTTTAAAATGTGCGGACGACAGTTACTATACTGGTAGTACTGTAGATCTTGAATTACGGTTAGCACAACATCAAAGCGGAGAAGGTGCTAACCACACCAGAAAAAGGCTTCCGGTAGTCTTGGTTTATTATGAAGAATATCAGGACATTGCGGATGCATTTTATAGGGAAAAACAGGTTCAAGGTTGGAGCCGTAAGAAGAAAGAAGCCCTGATTGAAAATAGGTCTGAAGATTTGCCGCTTTTTTCTAGAAATAATCAAAGTGGGGAATGA
- a CDS encoding type I restriction endonuclease subunit R, translating to MINPIERITQNRIIKLFTDQLGYIYYGNWEDRPTNSNIESTDLKKFLIKKGYADSLVEKAITELTQLASSNTGNLYERNQKMYNLLRYGVKARPELGEQFETIFPIDWKNWEENEFGIAEEVTLYNHKHNRRPDLVLYINGIAFGVLELKRGTVDIAESIRQNISNQQELFSQRFFTTVQMILAGNNTQGLRYGTIETPEKYYLSWKEDEQDNDDYKLDKYLKKLCEKSRVIDLLYNGVIYDAGIKKLPRPHQYFGLKAAQDFVKRREGGIIWHTQGSGKSLMMVMIGKWILENIPNSRIVILTDRTELDDQIERVFNDVGETDIAKTKSGKELMHYLQASKPRLICSLIHKFGNKGEADFDVFIKELKDNPITTQGEIFVFVDECHRTQSGKLNEAMKAILHNAVFIGFTGTPLLKVDKKTTMDVFGRYIHTYKFNEAVQDGVVKDLMYEGRMIEQNLTSQKKIDQWFDAKTKGLNDFQRNALKKQWGKMQHILSSKGRMEKIVADIVVDFSTKARLANQNGNAILVAGSIYEAAKYYSLFLQTELKGKCALVTSYNPNASDISKEDTGAETETDKEFIYKIYTELLENVSATGNKSKTETYESEVKELFRKQPAKMKLLIVVSKLLTGFDAPPCSYIYIDKKMQDHTLFQAICRVNRLDTDDKDYGYIVDYMELFGNVTDAIDVYTSELDSEGFTKEEVSIQLKDRLKVAADRLEVALETVEALCENVPNKKTDLDFIKYFCGNTENPDDLKANEYKRMALYKAIVEYIRAFANMTTDFELAGYQEKEIKHFKDRLDFYLNVREVIRIASNEIIDLKVYEADMRFLLDTYIRAEESEVISPFEDISLLDLMETDMDKAIDSLPKSVKGNKEAVAEVIENNVRSKIVEDHLLDPKYFDEMSVLLAELIEARKRDSILYQEYLLKMAELIRMVNKGQKDDVPKSLNTKGKVALYHTLEDEELALVCDREVQYAKQEGFRDNLMKQRKVKKAIKKVVEDDALAEQVYQIIEQNKEDY from the coding sequence ATGATTAACCCAATCGAACGCATCACCCAAAATCGTATCATCAAATTGTTCACCGATCAATTGGGTTACATCTACTATGGGAATTGGGAAGATCGTCCTACTAACAGCAATATAGAATCAACCGATCTCAAGAAATTTTTGATAAAGAAAGGGTATGCAGATTCTTTGGTAGAAAAAGCCATCACTGAATTAACGCAATTAGCCAGTTCCAACACCGGCAATTTATATGAACGGAATCAAAAGATGTACAATCTTTTGCGTTATGGCGTAAAGGCAAGACCTGAACTAGGGGAACAGTTTGAAACTATTTTTCCGATTGATTGGAAGAATTGGGAAGAGAATGAATTTGGTATTGCGGAAGAAGTAACGCTTTATAATCACAAACACAATCGCCGTCCGGATCTCGTTCTTTATATTAATGGAATTGCTTTTGGGGTGCTCGAATTAAAAAGAGGAACAGTGGATATTGCAGAAAGTATTCGTCAGAATATTTCTAATCAACAGGAATTGTTTTCACAAAGATTTTTTACGACGGTCCAAATGATTTTGGCGGGAAACAATACCCAGGGTTTACGCTATGGAACGATAGAAACACCAGAGAAATATTACCTTTCCTGGAAAGAAGATGAGCAGGATAATGACGATTACAAACTCGATAAATACCTGAAGAAATTATGCGAGAAATCGCGTGTCATTGATTTGCTATACAATGGCGTTATCTATGATGCCGGCATAAAAAAACTGCCTCGTCCTCATCAATATTTTGGTTTGAAGGCGGCACAGGATTTTGTGAAGCGTAGAGAAGGTGGCATTATTTGGCATACCCAAGGTTCGGGCAAATCTCTAATGATGGTGATGATTGGAAAGTGGATTTTAGAAAACATTCCGAATTCCAGAATTGTTATCTTAACCGACCGTACGGAATTAGACGATCAAATCGAGCGGGTTTTTAATGATGTTGGTGAAACGGATATTGCTAAAACAAAATCGGGAAAAGAATTAATGCATTATTTGCAGGCTTCTAAACCGCGTTTAATCTGTTCTTTGATTCACAAGTTTGGGAATAAAGGCGAAGCAGATTTTGATGTCTTCATTAAAGAATTAAAAGATAATCCGATTACAACCCAAGGTGAGATATTTGTTTTTGTAGATGAATGTCACCGGACGCAAAGTGGGAAACTCAATGAAGCCATGAAAGCTATTTTGCATAATGCAGTATTTATTGGTTTCACCGGAACGCCTTTATTGAAAGTCGATAAGAAAACAACGATGGATGTTTTCGGACGATATATTCATACTTACAAGTTTAATGAAGCAGTTCAGGATGGTGTTGTAAAAGATTTGATGTATGAAGGCCGAATGATTGAACAGAATTTGACTTCACAGAAAAAAATAGATCAATGGTTTGATGCTAAAACAAAAGGACTGAATGATTTCCAGCGGAATGCTCTAAAAAAGCAATGGGGTAAGATGCAGCATATCTTAAGTTCGAAAGGACGCATGGAGAAAATTGTAGCAGACATTGTCGTTGATTTCAGTACCAAAGCACGTTTAGCCAATCAAAATGGAAATGCCATATTGGTGGCGGGAAGTATTTATGAAGCCGCGAAATATTACAGTCTATTTCTTCAAACCGAATTAAAAGGAAAGTGCGCTTTGGTCACTTCCTACAATCCAAATGCGAGCGATATTTCTAAAGAAGATACCGGTGCGGAAACAGAAACGGACAAAGAATTCATTTATAAAATCTACACTGAACTATTAGAAAACGTAAGTGCGACAGGCAATAAATCAAAAACCGAAACCTACGAATCTGAGGTAAAAGAATTATTCCGAAAGCAGCCCGCCAAGATGAAATTGCTGATTGTAGTTTCTAAACTCTTAACAGGATTTGATGCGCCACCGTGCAGTTATATTTACATCGATAAAAAGATGCAGGATCATACTTTATTTCAGGCGATTTGCCGCGTAAACCGTTTAGATACCGATGATAAAGATTATGGCTATATCGTAGATTACATGGAATTATTTGGAAATGTAACCGATGCAATTGACGTTTATACTTCGGAGTTGGATAGTGAAGGTTTTACAAAAGAAGAGGTTTCTATTCAGTTGAAAGATCGGTTGAAAGTTGCGGCAGATCGGTTAGAAGTCGCTTTGGAAACCGTAGAAGCCTTGTGTGAAAATGTTCCAAATAAAAAAACAGATTTAGATTTCATTAAATATTTCTGTGGAAATACGGAAAACCCAGACGATTTGAAAGCAAATGAATATAAACGGATGGCTTTGTATAAAGCAATTGTCGAATATATTCGTGCTTTTGCCAATATGACGACCGATTTTGAATTGGCTGGTTATCAGGAAAAGGAAATTAAACATTTTAAAGACCGTTTGGATTTCTATTTAAATGTTCGCGAAGTGATCAGAATTGCAAGTAATGAAATAATTGATCTGAAAGTCTACGAAGCAGATATGCGTTTCCTTTTGGATACTTATATCCGCGCTGAAGAATCAGAAGTAATTTCTCCATTTGAAGATATTTCTTTATTAGATTTAATGGAAACCGATATGGACAAAGCGATTGATTCTTTACCTAAATCTGTGAAAGGAAATAAAGAAGCCGTCGCTGAGGTTATTGAAAATAATGTAAGAAGTAAGATTGTAGAAGATCATTTGCTGGATCCTAAATATTTTGATGAAATGTCGGTTCTTTTAGCGGAACTCATTGAGGCAAGAAAACGGGATTCAATTCTGTATCAGGAATATTTATTGAAAATGGCGGAGTTAATTCGCATGGTGAATAAAGGTCAGAAAGATGATGTTCCAAAATCATTAAATACAAAAGGCAAAGTTGCTTTATATCATACTTTGGAAGATGAAGAATTGGCGCTGGTTTGTGATCGCGAAGTTCAATATGCAAAACAGGAAGGTTTTAGGGATAATTTGATGAAGCAAAGGAAAGTTAAAAAAGCAATTAAGAAGGTTGTTGAAGATGATGCTTTAGCAGAACAGGTTTATCAGATTATAGAACAGAATAAAGAAGATTATTAA
- a CDS encoding IS30 family transposase: MAHLTLEQRYQIETYRSTGISISEIANFVGKDKSVISREIKRNADQRSGTYKAKLADKKAQNRHQIKRKKCSLTAEIEVNILCYLIKDYSPEQIVGRSKVDKVSMVSGERIYQYIWEDKRRGGKLYRHLRTQGKKYKKRGHLKDKRGLIVGRVDISQRPSIVEKKNRLGDLEIDLVIGKDHKGALLTINDRASGVLFMGKVGSKEAAEIEKKTIELLQDWKPLIKTITSDNGKEFANHQAIAEALNISYYFAKPYHSWERGANENLNGLIRQYFPKKHNFENITKEQIQDVTYILNNRPRKRFGYKTPNEIFAEQLNNFDHVAFIT, from the coding sequence ATGGCTCATTTAACGTTGGAACAAAGATACCAAATAGAAACTTATAGAAGTACTGGAATCAGCATTTCTGAAATAGCCAACTTTGTAGGCAAAGACAAAAGTGTAATTTCCAGAGAAATCAAGCGAAATGCGGATCAAAGAAGTGGGACATACAAAGCAAAATTAGCCGATAAAAAGGCTCAAAATAGGCATCAAATAAAAAGGAAAAAATGCTCATTAACAGCAGAGATAGAAGTGAATATTTTGTGTTATTTGATTAAGGATTATAGCCCAGAACAGATCGTGGGTAGATCTAAAGTTGATAAGGTAAGTATGGTATCTGGTGAAAGAATTTACCAATACATTTGGGAAGATAAACGCAGAGGAGGTAAATTGTATCGGCATCTTCGAACCCAGGGAAAGAAGTATAAAAAAAGAGGTCATTTAAAAGACAAAAGAGGTCTTATTGTTGGTAGAGTGGACATTAGTCAGCGCCCTTCAATAGTTGAAAAGAAGAATAGATTAGGAGATTTAGAAATAGATTTGGTCATAGGGAAAGATCACAAAGGAGCCTTACTAACTATTAATGACAGAGCCTCTGGTGTACTATTTATGGGAAAAGTAGGTAGTAAAGAAGCTGCTGAAATTGAGAAGAAAACCATCGAGTTATTACAAGATTGGAAACCTCTGATCAAAACTATAACCTCTGACAATGGAAAAGAATTTGCAAATCATCAAGCGATAGCAGAAGCACTCAATATAAGCTACTATTTTGCCAAACCATACCACAGTTGGGAAAGAGGAGCGAATGAAAATTTGAATGGATTAATAAGACAATATTTTCCTAAAAAGCATAACTTTGAAAATATCACAAAAGAACAAATACAAGATGTAACTTATATTTTAAACAATAGACCTAGGAAAAGATTTGGGTACAAAACGCCCAATGAAATATTTGCCGAACAACTAAATAATTTTGATCATGTTGCATTTATTACTTGA
- a CDS encoding SOUL family heme-binding protein, which translates to MKTFIIILTAIVVLFLGTQIYFIMAKTETQPYQVIKKEKDFEIRRYPPATMATVSMDAKSYRELSSTGFRKLASFIFGGNKSKKNIAMTSPVHMDINSTQSSMSFVMPSEYNKDNLPKPDNSDIKIETTAEEYVAAIQFGGFANDEEIKKYATQLENDLKANGIEYFGNFRFLGYNAPYQLLDRRNEIIVSVRWEK; encoded by the coding sequence ATGAAAACTTTTATAATAATACTCACTGCAATAGTCGTCCTGTTCTTAGGGACTCAAATTTACTTTATCATGGCGAAAACTGAAACGCAACCTTATCAGGTTATTAAGAAAGAAAAAGATTTTGAGATTCGACGATATCCTCCGGCTACGATGGCCACGGTTTCAATGGACGCGAAATCTTACAGAGAATTATCTTCTACAGGTTTTAGAAAATTGGCTTCTTTTATATTTGGTGGAAATAAGTCTAAAAAAAATATTGCCATGACCTCGCCGGTTCATATGGATATTAATAGTACCCAATCTTCGATGAGTTTTGTAATGCCTTCTGAATATAACAAAGATAATCTGCCGAAACCAGATAATTCAGATATTAAAATTGAAACCACTGCTGAAGAATACGTTGCTGCGATTCAGTTTGGTGGCTTTGCAAACGATGAGGAAATTAAAAAATACGCTACCCAATTAGAAAATGACTTAAAAGCAAATGGAATCGAATATTTCGGCAACTTCCGTTTTTTAGGATACAATGCTCCCTATCAATTGTTGGATCGAAGAAATGAGATTATTGTTAGCGTCCGTTGGGAAAAATAA
- a CDS encoding cold shock domain-containing protein has product MADSFSKKENFKKKLQKQKEKAMRREERKESNDKGKGLDDMIMYVDANGQFTSTPPERRNVDDDENMDLSHIQLGAAPIEAENPIKSGIVTFLSEKGYGFITEDKSKENIFFHSNNCAEMVKKGNKVAFEIEKSPKGLSAIDIKLVK; this is encoded by the coding sequence ATGGCGGATTCTTTCTCCAAAAAAGAAAACTTTAAGAAGAAACTTCAAAAGCAAAAAGAAAAGGCAATGCGACGTGAAGAGCGCAAAGAAAGCAATGATAAAGGAAAAGGGCTTGATGACATGATCATGTATGTAGATGCAAACGGTCAGTTTACAAGCACACCTCCCGAAAGAAGGAATGTAGATGATGATGAGAATATGGACTTAAGTCATATTCAACTGGGCGCAGCACCAATTGAAGCTGAAAATCCTATAAAATCGGGTATCGTTACTTTTCTTAGTGAAAAGGGTTATGGTTTTATTACCGAAGACAAATCCAAAGAAAACATTTTCTTCCACAGCAATAACTGCGCAGAGATGGTTAAGAAAGGCAACAAAGTAGCCTTCGAAATAGAAAAGTCTCCAAAAGGACTTTCTGCGATAGACATTAAACTTGTTAAGTAG
- a CDS encoding M48 family metallopeptidase, translating to MRTEHLQIGSLEVEVKFKPIKNLHLSVHPPHGKVTVSSPEYFDLEKVRVYLTTKIGWIKREQKKIASQEREGEKLMITRESHYFLGKRYLLKVTEAKRAYVETHHHVIELFSPAHYTTAQKQKQLDNWYRRELNTILGKLLMHHLPIMNLTVDTYSVRKMKTKWGSCNNENRTLNFNIELIKKPIECIEYIVVHELVHLLERNHNKNFIILMDRYLPNWRTQKKILNELPI from the coding sequence ATGCGAACAGAGCATTTACAAATTGGGAGTTTAGAGGTTGAAGTTAAATTTAAACCTATTAAAAACCTGCACTTAAGCGTTCATCCACCACATGGAAAAGTGACGGTTTCCTCTCCGGAATATTTTGATCTTGAAAAAGTTCGGGTTTATCTCACCACGAAAATTGGCTGGATCAAACGCGAACAAAAGAAAATTGCCAGCCAGGAAAGAGAAGGTGAGAAATTAATGATTACGAGGGAAAGTCATTATTTTCTGGGTAAAAGATATTTGCTAAAAGTTACAGAAGCTAAAAGAGCGTATGTTGAAACTCATCATCACGTAATAGAACTCTTTTCTCCTGCGCATTACACCACTGCACAGAAACAGAAACAACTTGACAATTGGTACCGCAGAGAACTGAACACCATTTTAGGTAAACTGTTAATGCACCATTTACCAATTATGAATCTTACGGTTGATACTTACAGCGTGCGTAAGATGAAAACCAAATGGGGGAGTTGTAACAATGAAAATAGAACTCTGAATTTTAATATTGAACTCATCAAAAAGCCCATAGAATGCATCGAATATATTGTTGTGCATGAACTGGTTCATTTATTAGAAAGGAATCATAACAAGAATTTCATTATTCTCATGGATCGATATTTACCGAATTGGAGAACTCAGAAAAAAATCTTAAACGAATTACCAATCTAA